The Peribacillus simplex genome contains a region encoding:
- a CDS encoding LrgB family protein gives MTAFITTYSILITILAYSIGRKIYAKHPSPFTTPVFFSTVTIIIVLLISGLDFEDYSPGKDIITYFLGPATVALAVPLYKNRKIIVKYAMPAISGMIFGLLVTLIIAFAIAKAFLLPQFILQGLAVKSITVPIAVEITELYGGNSNISAAFVILTGVLGTMIAPKMMDKLNITMPFARGIAYGTIAHGLGTAQAAQESEFTGAVAGAAMAIAGILISCFFPFISNYL, from the coding sequence ATGACAGCGTTCATCACAACTTATAGCATCTTGATAACCATCCTTGCCTATTCCATTGGAAGGAAAATATATGCTAAACATCCATCACCTTTTACGACGCCCGTATTTTTCAGTACGGTTACAATTATCATCGTACTGCTGATCAGCGGTTTGGACTTCGAAGATTATTCACCAGGAAAAGACATCATCACCTATTTCCTGGGACCAGCTACCGTTGCTTTGGCTGTACCACTTTATAAAAACAGGAAAATAATCGTTAAATATGCAATGCCGGCAATTAGCGGCATGATTTTTGGTCTTCTGGTCACTTTGATCATTGCCTTTGCCATCGCAAAAGCATTTTTACTTCCGCAATTCATACTCCAAGGATTGGCGGTTAAATCCATTACAGTGCCCATCGCTGTTGAAATCACCGAACTTTATGGCGGAAATTCCAATATATCAGCAGCCTTCGTCATTTTGACTGGTGTACTGGGTACGATGATCGCTCCAAAAATGATGGATAAACTGAACATTACGATGCCCTTCGCACGTGGTATCGCTTATGGTACGATCGCTCATGGTCTCGGAACGGCTCAAGCTGCCCAGGAAAGTGAGTTTACCGGGGCTGTCGCAGGTGCGGCAATGGCTATCGCAGGTATCCTTATTTCCTGTTTCTTTCCTTTTATAAGTAATTACCTATAA
- a CDS encoding YflJ family protein: MAYEYSKGWFIQQLKAAGISYHPIEKRKLELYKTYILRRLYDDLQKNKS; the protein is encoded by the coding sequence ATGGCGTATGAATATTCCAAAGGATGGTTCATTCAGCAGCTGAAAGCTGCAGGGATTAGCTATCATCCAATTGAGAAAAGAAAGCTGGAGCTGTATAAAACCTATATTCTAAGGCGTTTATACGACGATCTGCAAAAAAATAAATCATAA
- a CDS encoding undecaprenyldiphospho-muramoylpentapeptide beta-N-acetylglucosaminyltransferase, giving the protein MEILTKKIVFTGGGSAGHVSVNAAIIPEFLKHDWDVTYIGSKKGIEKNIIETEFPGVQYETISVGKFRRYLSVENMKDPFRVIKGIFDARKILKKTKPDFIFSKGGFVSVPVVLAGRMLRIPIAIHESDYTPGLANKIAMPLASKIFTTFQETEKDLPKEKAMYLGAVLRDGIFTGNASAGKAFCGFTNNKPVLLVMGGSLGAVKINNLITDNLDALLKDYQIIHICGKGNVKTELKQRGYAPFEFVHEELFDLLAAADAVVSRAGSNSIFEFLALQKPMLLIPLSAKASRGDQILNASSFEKQGFCKVIEEEELNDRIFNATLADLVKQSDEYQEKMRQKRPFKTAAEMYELLLKVMGAKK; this is encoded by the coding sequence GTGGAAATATTGACTAAGAAAATAGTATTTACCGGAGGCGGTTCTGCCGGTCATGTATCTGTTAATGCGGCAATCATCCCGGAATTTTTAAAGCATGATTGGGATGTTACTTATATTGGATCAAAAAAAGGCATTGAAAAAAATATCATCGAAACGGAATTTCCCGGGGTCCAGTATGAAACGATTTCCGTTGGGAAATTCCGGCGTTATCTATCTGTTGAAAATATGAAAGACCCTTTCCGGGTCATAAAAGGGATTTTTGATGCACGTAAAATATTAAAAAAGACCAAGCCGGATTTCATTTTTTCTAAAGGTGGATTCGTTTCGGTCCCAGTCGTTTTGGCAGGCAGGATGCTGAGAATACCGATCGCGATACATGAATCGGATTATACGCCTGGTCTGGCTAATAAGATTGCCATGCCGCTTGCATCGAAAATCTTCACTACTTTCCAGGAAACGGAAAAAGATCTTCCTAAAGAGAAGGCGATGTATCTTGGCGCCGTATTGCGCGATGGGATTTTTACTGGAAACGCTTCTGCTGGAAAGGCATTTTGTGGATTCACGAATAACAAACCGGTGTTGCTCGTTATGGGCGGAAGCCTTGGGGCCGTTAAAATCAATAATCTAATTACAGATAACCTTGATGCCTTATTAAAGGATTATCAGATTATTCACATTTGCGGGAAGGGAAATGTGAAAACGGAATTGAAACAAAGGGGATATGCTCCTTTTGAATTCGTACATGAAGAATTGTTCGATCTTTTGGCGGCTGCTGATGCCGTTGTGTCAAGGGCAGGTTCAAATTCGATTTTTGAATTCCTTGCTTTGCAAAAGCCGATGTTGCTTATCCCTCTAAGTGCCAAAGCATCCCGTGGAGATCAAATCCTGAATGCGTCAAGCTTTGAAAAACAGGGTTTTTGTAAAGTCATCGAAGAAGAAGAGCTGAATGACCGGATTTTTAATGCTACATTAGCGGATTTAGTGAAACAATCGGATGAATATCAGGAGAAAATGCGTCAAAAACGCCCATTCAAAACGGCAGCTGAAATGTATGAATTACTTCTTAAAGTAATGGGTGCAAAAAAATAA
- a CDS encoding mechanosensitive ion channel family protein — protein MQEVSESLDQFDGIEAWTKLGISIGIFLIFILLRKVFTTYIFKFFLRIAEKRKVEFAANLMLAIEQPVRWLIVLIGVIISMHYFPIDTPSVEFRSKIYRSFFVFLFFWTIFNISSSFTTLFPKLVSKFGLEVDQIVMPFFTKIIKLIIIAFGASIIAEEWGFNVDGFVAGLGLGGLAFALAAKDTVSNFFGGIVIVTEKPFTIGDWVKTPSVEGTIEDITFRSTKVRTFAQALVTVPNATLSNEPIINWSKMGKRQIAFHLGVNVTTPKEKLENVIKGIEKMLIDHPEVHPETILVKFDEFSHSGFNLYLYFFTKATDFGGYLSIKEDVNFKIMEILEQEDVQIAIPSQAFILQKDSSLEAMNDFESMRD, from the coding sequence TTGCAAGAAGTTTCTGAATCACTCGATCAATTTGATGGAATCGAAGCCTGGACCAAATTAGGAATTTCCATTGGCATTTTTCTAATCTTCATTTTGCTTCGGAAAGTATTTACTACATATATATTCAAGTTCTTTCTGCGAATTGCCGAAAAACGCAAAGTGGAATTTGCCGCCAACTTAATGCTCGCTATAGAACAGCCTGTAAGATGGTTAATCGTTTTGATTGGTGTCATTATATCCATGCACTATTTTCCGATCGACACACCTTCGGTTGAATTCAGATCGAAAATATACAGATCGTTTTTTGTCTTCTTATTCTTTTGGACGATTTTTAATATAAGTTCGAGTTTTACTACATTATTTCCGAAATTGGTAAGTAAATTCGGACTTGAAGTCGATCAAATCGTCATGCCGTTCTTTACGAAAATCATAAAATTAATCATCATTGCTTTTGGTGCCTCCATCATTGCGGAAGAATGGGGATTTAATGTCGATGGATTTGTTGCAGGGCTTGGTTTGGGTGGATTGGCTTTCGCTCTTGCCGCTAAAGATACCGTCAGCAATTTCTTTGGGGGTATCGTCATCGTTACCGAAAAACCTTTTACCATAGGAGATTGGGTCAAAACTCCAAGTGTGGAGGGAACCATCGAAGACATCACATTCCGAAGCACCAAAGTCCGGACTTTTGCCCAAGCATTAGTTACAGTTCCAAATGCGACCCTTTCGAATGAACCGATCATCAACTGGTCCAAGATGGGCAAAAGACAGATTGCCTTTCATTTGGGCGTGAATGTCACGACACCAAAAGAAAAATTGGAAAATGTCATTAAAGGCATTGAAAAAATGCTCATTGATCATCCTGAAGTACATCCGGAGACGATTTTGGTTAAATTTGATGAATTCAGTCATTCCGGTTTCAACCTTTACCTTTATTTCTTCACGAAAGCGACGGACTTTGGAGGATATTTATCAATCAAAGAAGATGTGAACTTTAAAATAATGGAGATTTTGGAACAGGAAGATGTACAGATTGCCATTCCTTCACAGGCATTCATTCTTCAAAAAGACTCAAGTTTGGAAGCCATGAATGATTTTGAATCAATGCGCGACTGA
- a CDS encoding MATE family efflux transporter — MNQTYTKSQKIRLLFYILIPILITQISMYAMTFFDVMMSGQYSTQDVAGVSIGSSLWTPVYTGLSGILIALTPVVSQLVGSRQSKSVSYSVMQAIYLAVALAMIILIIGAFTLNPVLNAMDLEDGVHIVAHDYLIALSLGIIPLFVYNALRAFIDALGQTRISMIITLCALPINVLFNYLFIYGKFGFPELGGVGSGYATAITYWLIALVAILVVIKINPFSTYEVFSEFFRVSWKEWKALLLIGVPIGLAIFFETSIFSAVTLLMSKYDTVTIASHQIAMNFASLLYMIPLSISMALTIVIGFEIGAARYKDAKEYSWIGISMALTMSLVLSTILFLFREPVASLYTKDHEVMMLTSHFLIYAIFFQISDALQAPIQGILRGYKDVNVTFAMSLVSYWILGLPIGYFFAKYTDMGAFGYWIGLISGLALGAIGLAARLRFIQQVKYKKMA; from the coding sequence ATGAATCAGACTTATACTAAATCACAAAAGATCCGCCTGTTATTTTATATATTGATACCTATCCTGATCACCCAAATCAGCATGTATGCCATGACTTTTTTTGATGTGATGATGTCCGGGCAATACAGCACACAGGACGTTGCTGGCGTCTCCATCGGCAGTTCGCTATGGACACCCGTGTACACGGGGCTGAGCGGGATATTGATTGCCTTGACGCCGGTGGTTTCACAGTTGGTAGGTTCCAGGCAGTCTAAATCCGTTTCCTATTCCGTGATGCAGGCCATTTATTTAGCTGTCGCTTTAGCCATGATCATTTTAATCATTGGGGCGTTTACTTTGAACCCCGTATTGAATGCCATGGACCTTGAAGATGGTGTCCACATTGTGGCTCATGATTATTTGATCGCCCTTTCACTCGGTATCATTCCTTTATTCGTTTATAATGCTTTGAGGGCCTTCATCGATGCACTGGGACAGACTAGGATCTCCATGATCATCACCTTATGTGCACTCCCGATTAACGTCCTTTTTAATTACCTGTTTATATACGGGAAGTTTGGATTCCCTGAACTTGGCGGTGTCGGTTCCGGTTACGCCACTGCCATTACGTATTGGTTAATTGCCCTTGTCGCCATCCTTGTTGTGATAAAAATCAACCCATTTTCGACATATGAGGTTTTCAGTGAATTTTTCCGTGTTTCCTGGAAAGAATGGAAGGCCTTATTATTGATTGGGGTACCCATCGGACTGGCTATCTTTTTTGAAACAAGCATTTTCTCGGCCGTCACCCTTTTAATGAGTAAGTATGATACCGTGACAATTGCATCGCATCAAATTGCCATGAATTTTGCGTCACTGCTTTATATGATTCCGCTAAGTATATCCATGGCATTGACGATCGTCATTGGATTTGAAATTGGGGCAGCCCGTTATAAAGATGCCAAAGAGTATAGCTGGATTGGCATTTCGATGGCATTGACGATGTCGCTCGTTTTGTCGACCATCCTATTCCTCTTCCGCGAACCTGTGGCCTCTTTATACACAAAAGACCATGAGGTAATGATGCTGACATCACATTTCTTGATATATGCCATCTTCTTTCAGATATCGGATGCCCTGCAGGCACCTATTCAGGGTATTTTGCGTGGATATAAAGATGTAAATGTCACATTTGCGATGTCACTTGTCTCCTACTGGATTCTCGGGCTTCCCATTGGCTATTTCTTTGCAAAGTATACGGATATGGGAGCCTTTGGTTATTGGATCGGCTTAATTTCCGGCTTGGCTCTCGGAGCTATAGGCTTGGCGGCTCGCTTACGGTTCATACAGCAAGTGAAATATAAAAAAATGGCGTAA
- a CDS encoding SDR family oxidoreductase yields MDEKVAFITGGATGIGKRMAFSLADNGMSIIITYRKSKKAALALVDELQDKYHVKAIAIQGDSSSEEDCLDILQKISESFGHVDIFIHNAGPYIHDRKHMTEYGSDEWKYIMDGNLNGFFYFAKELIPNMRSRNWGRVITLGFERCETAPGWIYRSVFAAAKSGLTSLTRTLAAEEAAHGITVNMVCPGDIVGDWKEEEIRVARAEKDDTVPVGRPGTGEDIARVITFLCDEKSDFITGSIIPVTGGKDVLGKIYKA; encoded by the coding sequence GTGGATGAAAAAGTAGCTTTTATTACTGGTGGAGCAACGGGAATCGGCAAAAGGATGGCATTTTCACTCGCGGATAATGGAATGTCCATTATCATTACTTATCGAAAAAGTAAAAAGGCAGCTTTAGCATTAGTGGATGAATTACAGGATAAGTACCATGTTAAGGCTATTGCGATTCAAGGTGACTCGTCCAGTGAGGAGGATTGCCTGGATATCTTGCAAAAGATTTCGGAGTCATTTGGCCATGTTGATATTTTCATTCACAACGCAGGGCCATATATTCATGATCGTAAGCACATGACTGAATATGGCAGTGATGAATGGAAGTACATCATGGATGGAAATTTAAATGGTTTTTTCTATTTTGCGAAAGAGCTTATTCCAAATATGCGCAGTAGAAACTGGGGTAGAGTCATTACATTAGGGTTTGAACGGTGTGAAACTGCACCAGGTTGGATATATCGTTCTGTTTTTGCTGCTGCAAAGAGCGGCTTGACCTCCTTGACAAGAACTTTAGCTGCCGAAGAAGCTGCGCATGGCATCACCGTGAATATGGTCTGTCCCGGTGATATCGTAGGTGACTGGAAAGAGGAGGAAATTAGGGTTGCGAGAGCAGAAAAGGATGATACGGTTCCAGTCGGCAGACCGGGCACAGGGGAAGATATAGCGAGGGTCATCACGTTCCTTTGTGATGAAAAATCAGATTTCATTACCGGCAGCATCATACCGGTAACAGGCGGTAAGGATGTTCTTGGGAAAATATATAAAGCCTAG
- a CDS encoding CAP domain-containing protein yields the protein MKKKMFMSAAAAAAIIFTGVGANQAEAANCDTVKQVTFQSTNKEDMQKVLNQYLAKYNITLPAAQAQQAPVQEPVQKPVQKPVQKPVQKPVQKPVQQEAGTTNQAKPEAKPVTPNKTTEEKQETSSQLSAFEQQVVKLTNAEREKQGLAALKIDTELSKVARIKSQDMKDKNYFDHNSPTYGSPFDMMKQFGISYKTAGENIAQGQQTPEEVVQAWMNSQGHRENIMNPSFTHIGVGYVESGNYWTQQFIGK from the coding sequence ATGAAAAAGAAAATGTTTATGTCAGCAGCAGCGGCTGCAGCTATTATATTCACAGGAGTAGGAGCTAACCAAGCTGAAGCAGCCAACTGTGATACTGTGAAACAAGTAACTTTTCAATCTACTAATAAAGAGGACATGCAAAAAGTCCTTAACCAATACCTAGCTAAATACAATATCACTTTACCGGCAGCGCAGGCACAACAAGCGCCAGTTCAAGAACCAGTTCAAAAACCAGTTCAAAAACCAGTTCAAAAACCAGTTCAAAAACCAGTTCAAAAACCAGTTCAGCAAGAAGCTGGAACAACGAATCAAGCAAAACCTGAAGCAAAACCAGTAACACCTAATAAAACAACTGAAGAAAAACAAGAAACAAGCTCTCAATTAAGTGCTTTTGAACAACAAGTTGTTAAATTAACTAATGCAGAACGTGAAAAACAAGGTTTGGCAGCTCTTAAAATCGACACTGAGTTGAGCAAAGTTGCACGTATCAAGTCTCAAGACATGAAAGATAAAAACTACTTTGATCACAATAGCCCAACTTACGGCTCACCATTCGATATGATGAAACAATTCGGAATCAGCTATAAAACAGCTGGCGAAAACATCGCACAAGGTCAACAAACACCTGAAGAAGTGGTACAAGCTTGGATGAATAGCCAAGGACACCGTGAAAACATCATGAACCCTAGCTTTACTCATATCGGAGTAGGTTACGTAGAATCTGGTAACTACTGGACTCAACAATTCATCGGAAAATAA
- a CDS encoding FixH family protein, with amino-acid sequence MKKIMLFCMALIFLTGCGKEEEIPKMLNVDLAVDPIQGKVNEPVKFQAKVTYGDEAVTDADDVSFEIWLANSDDHDKIAVKHKGNGIYELEKKFDEEGTYYVYAHVTARDMHNMPKKEFVIGKPSTPEQNGEKKEMDEMNDEEMK; translated from the coding sequence ATGAAAAAAATCATGTTATTTTGCATGGCGTTAATTTTTTTGACTGGATGCGGTAAGGAAGAGGAAATTCCGAAAATGTTAAATGTCGATTTAGCTGTCGATCCAATTCAGGGGAAAGTGAATGAGCCTGTGAAATTTCAGGCAAAAGTAACATATGGGGACGAAGCCGTGACGGATGCTGATGATGTCAGTTTTGAAATTTGGCTTGCGAATAGCGATGATCATGACAAGATCGCAGTGAAACATAAAGGGAACGGCATATATGAATTGGAAAAGAAATTTGATGAAGAAGGAACCTACTATGTTTATGCCCATGTAACGGCAAGGGATATGCACAACATGCCAAAGAAGGAATTCGTAATAGGCAAACCAAGCACACCTGAACAAAATGGCGAAAAAAAGGAAATGGACGAGATGAATGATGAAGAAATGAAATGA
- a CDS encoding sensor histidine kinase produces MINKWRTLSFKLWLTIIIAIILSVLFAYSLSQYYYKNLYVEKLKTDLVNEASLLGADYSGGEISEDFKEKVEWFNSKNDSEIFVVNNPRELSACLPFEINYDTLISEEERQMLLDGRAVEKEGYEKRFEKNIVAAIIPLIDENRLEGIIYTYIPVDSITVLLKEFAAKWLAAVLLFLIVAILFTTKWLKKLVSPIKEIETAAHLVSEGNYDIQVEVRSHDEIGKLAMAFNDMANSIQMEEERKKEFLENVAHELRTPLSYVKGYTQAILDGVVKNDEEQRKYLQLISREALRLQRLVGDLMDLTKMDSDPFLLNKTPIAYAQFIEDVLVKYEPIIKEKHLGMQLDLDPDPIILGDEGRMEQILHNIIDNAIQYTDSGGAIHIALIQHKDNCELLVTDTGNGIPEADLPYIMNRFYRVNKARSRFDGGSGLGLSIVKKLVELQNGKIEIESKEKRGTKVRVILPIIKEEWNS; encoded by the coding sequence ATGATCAATAAATGGCGGACCCTCTCTTTTAAATTATGGCTCACCATCATCATCGCCATCATCCTATCCGTGCTTTTCGCTTATTCACTTTCTCAATATTATTATAAAAATCTATATGTGGAGAAGCTTAAAACAGATTTAGTCAATGAAGCGTCATTGCTAGGGGCGGATTACTCCGGCGGTGAAATCAGCGAAGATTTCAAGGAAAAAGTTGAATGGTTTAACAGTAAGAATGACAGCGAGATCTTTGTCGTCAACAATCCCAGGGAATTGAGTGCCTGTCTGCCTTTTGAAATCAATTATGACACCCTTATTTCTGAAGAAGAACGGCAAATGCTTTTAGATGGGAGAGCCGTTGAAAAAGAGGGATATGAGAAAAGGTTTGAAAAGAACATCGTAGCGGCGATCATACCCCTGATTGACGAAAATCGGCTCGAGGGTATCATCTATACATATATTCCTGTAGATTCCATTACGGTCTTACTTAAGGAATTTGCCGCAAAATGGTTGGCGGCAGTTCTATTATTTTTGATTGTCGCGATTTTGTTTACTACGAAATGGTTGAAAAAGCTAGTCAGTCCGATTAAGGAAATCGAGACTGCAGCCCATCTTGTCTCAGAGGGGAATTATGACATACAGGTCGAGGTAAGGAGTCATGATGAAATAGGGAAACTGGCAATGGCTTTTAATGATATGGCCAATTCCATCCAAATGGAAGAAGAAAGAAAAAAGGAATTTCTTGAAAATGTTGCACATGAACTCAGAACCCCGCTTAGTTACGTAAAGGGCTACACGCAGGCCATATTGGATGGTGTAGTGAAAAATGATGAAGAGCAACGGAAATACCTTCAACTCATTTCAAGGGAGGCTCTTAGGCTGCAGCGGCTTGTCGGAGATCTGATGGACTTAACAAAAATGGATAGTGATCCATTCTTGTTAAATAAAACCCCGATTGCCTATGCGCAATTCATTGAAGACGTACTAGTGAAATATGAACCGATAATAAAAGAAAAGCATTTAGGCATGCAGCTAGATCTGGATCCAGATCCGATTATTTTGGGGGATGAAGGAAGGATGGAACAGATCCTGCATAACATTATTGATAACGCCATTCAATACACGGATTCCGGAGGGGCGATCCATATTGCCCTAATTCAGCATAAAGACAATTGCGAACTGCTGGTTACTGATACGGGTAACGGGATTCCGGAAGCGGATCTGCCATATATCATGAATCGTTTTTACCGAGTGAACAAAGCACGCAGCCGTTTTGATGGCGGGTCAGGGCTTGGACTATCCATTGTCAAAAAATTGGTGGAATTACAAAATGGTAAAATCGAAATAGAAAGCAAGGAAAAAAGGGGAACAAAAGTCAGGGTCATCCTACCGATTATAAAAGAAGAATGGAATTCATAA